caaaaggtttttttttaacgtattggacagctttttaatttatttgaaagtttcccatatgtagatataaatatcatgaaataacaattgaatatcactaaaacagctttaaaaattattattgctggtagaaacagcaattttaaactctgtattttgtgctcacttttctacactaaaaactaactaaataaataccactgtatacaatacagatggccaaatttcagtgaggatatcctagttcctgatgggttcatcttaactgttgttgtaatctgccttggaaagcctggtgttataaagatgacggaatatattgaaattaaatggaagtagaattaaactctcctttcgttggggcacatggaatcacatcttatctgttttgtagaagtttaccttttacatacacaaatggattattctgttttttaaCATGTcgcaggggcaagtggttttataagtcaaaataaaaataaatattttgtttaatgCAGATCTTTTTGAAttagcccattggttttcttatattttgttcttgtgctaacttatactgtgccaaaactgaaaactcttatctctatctggtagataataaaaggagctcattgtgaacactatccaccctaaaaggttgttttgtggctgtacatgaagaattgtgatattgaataaataagtgtatgtttgtgtccctagtcatgcatcctaagtttatataatttAACTTATTAATGGAACATAAATACAGATaaatggtatggtcacattttcaatatggtaatactagggcacAACTAAGGAgtaggttattttgagttagtcttcacgaGACCAAATTTGCCTTCTTTGTGTCATCACTATcgagcaggtaggcagtgtcttaaaaggtggcggataatggcttttttaaaaaacatttatatcgcacattatcccaagcaaagctgggttcaaagtggcttacatttgaaaatacagtgagacagaataatagaattcagttatatcatgggaacaaatagatggctatgtctgaaacatttaacaaagttgagattagcatatatacccaactgggcatttaaaaagtttgtcctttaatgataccatatATTCAGAAATCcataggcagttattcaaagattatcacatgcacacaccagaacagtcatccatcacattgcaaaagtaaacaacttctacagtgtacatccaaaatttaatttttatttccttatttctatcttccaaaattccagacagcagatgtacagatctgtatattgcacaagccggcatgtttgaaaatatagtgacttaaaaatgctaccagcaataaagaacgacaacttggatgcagcagctcgtaGGTTTACTtgcattgttttgagtgtacggcaATGACGGCCGAgtagggaaggggaaacttagactaccctaattggtttcaacatttgGATTCCTGTTTATTAAACTTCCTTGGTTCTGAGCATCGACCCACTAGTTTTCTGATCAGGCAACTCATCCTCAAACCCAAACCTACCTTCAAACTTGTTTTTGAGATTGTGTACCCAGGACCTTTCATTCGAATGCGTCCCAACGCTCCGCCTTCTCTCTgacgcaatttcctgtttccggctGGGCGGGACGCGGGAAAGTTCGTGTACCAGTCGCGGGCAAATTTGTATGAATTGTAGCTACTGCTGCGCTAGTAGTGATCGCAAAAACAAGTTTGAAGGTAGGATCGGGGGTATACTGGAGGGGAATTGAGAATGAGAGAAAGATACCGGTTTGTGGACGGGGAGGAAATGGGGAGATACAGGAAGAAATCCCGGATCGCGGGGTTGCTGTCCTTGCATGCGTGTCATTGAATTAttacattaaaaatattaaatgaCAAATTCTCACTGTAAAGTTTTAAACTTTAAAAACTAGGAACTATACGTTGGACCCAacgctttgtttttattttatttattttattgcatttgtatcccacattttcccacctatttgcaggctcaatgtggcttacatagtttaacattgtcattacaggatatcaggtataattagtaatgtgtaacgattaagtaagggaagaaagaagaaggaagggagtgagtgattagggtagttctagaaggtgggcgttcataattgagtgggttggtgaggtggcacagtgaggctataggttctaattgtaggccttgttgaagaaaaatgtcttaagagatttttgaaagatagttgtttcgttgattgcttttaagtctgtaggtaatgcaatccaaaactgtgtgctcatgtaagagaaggtagtggcatgcatcagcttgtatttaagtccttttacTGGGATCTATATAGCAAAAGGAAAATTCTATCTatataccaaaggaaaatcctgccaaacaaatcttattgacttttttgaatgggtgaccaaagaaggtgcgctagatgtaatcaacttggacttcagcaaagcctttgatacggtcccccacaaaagactcgtgaataagctgaaagggttgaacttaggaccgaaagtggtgaactggagaagaaactggttgaccgacaggtggcagaggggaaggtggtagaactagaggacatgaattgaggttgaaggggggcagactactaatgtcaggaagtattttttcatggagagggtggtgggtatgtggaatgccctcccgtgggagatggtggagatgaaaacggtaatggaattcaaacatgcgtgggatgaacacaaaggaacccagtttagaaggaatggttccatggaatcttagcggagattgggtggcgacaccagtaattggaaacaaaacgggagccgggcagacttctacagccctgatcatgactgaatagatagggatgggctggagtgtaaattttaaggggcttcgatgttagcttcagaacttagtacaagaacagtactgggcagacttctacggtctgtgccctgagaaaggcaagcacaaatcaaactcgggtatacatataaagtatcacatccatgtaaaatgagtttatcttgttgggcagactggatggactgtacaggtctttatctgccgtcatttactgtgttacgaTATGTGTGGAAGACTAATCTGTCATTCTCTCTGCAGCTGTCTCAAGCAGtcatgccaagtaccaggtcccAGTCCCAGAGCTCCATTGAATTTCCCAAGAGAAAATCTGCCAAAACTCTTTGCAGAGCTCAGCGTTGGAAAGAAGTGACCTTAAATATTAAACTGAGAGAGACACTTTCACCACAACGTGTTAATCAGCTGCCTCTCAGTCCCCGCAAGCGATTAGGTGAGCCAATTCAGGTGGAGAGAGATACAgattgggattggggggggggggggggggcaggattggGATTAGGTGAAGCTTTTTTTCCCAGGTAGAGAGAGATcaggatttttttgcattaaaaaaaaaaaaaaaaagcaacccccAACCAACTGCTTTTTGTCATCTTTGCTTATATTCATCAGTTCTGTGTTTTGGTTtccgcccccctcccctttcagttatccaagttcatttttttttgtcaggCTTTTCAAGTGAGAGTAAAACTTTTCGTCAAAGAAACAACAGGGTTTACGATTAATAGACTTGCTCCTTGTTTGGCTCATCAGTTGTATATTCTATAGAGATATTCATGTTTGCTGGCTTTTGACATGAATATAGACTTTGAAGGCACTGTAGTTGAAAAGATAACGCATTCAGGGGGGAATTTATCAAGCAGAGctttaatgtgtgttaagggaATTAACgtgtactaaatgctaagaagcccataggtatagaaaatgggggcatcttttactaaggcgtgctcacgtttttaacgtgcgctaaacgttagagacgcccataggaatgcattggcatctctaacgtttagcgcacctacaattttagtgcgtgccaaaaacgtgagcgtgccttaatAAAGGACCCTCTaagtttcttagcatttagcgcttgTTAATtcctttaatgtgcattaaggacTCAAACACTGCTTGATAAATTCCGCCACTAGTGCTCATTTAGTATTTTAAAATAGAAATCTGAAGCTTTTTTGGCAATATCCCAATTATGTTGCAGTACATTGAGGGGAGTTGGGAGCTTAACACTGTTGTTTTCCTCTCTTCTTTGGAAGCTGTCATATAATCCAAGTGCTGCCCAGTCATTTACCCCAGTGGAACCTGCTGGTGGTTTCTGAAGTGCTGCATTTGTAGAATGTTGTGGTTCTGGTTGTCTGGGTGGCGGAGcacgtggggggaagagggggtggtgattgggaggcgaggataggggaggacagacttgtacggtctgtcccagagccggtgatgggaggcgggactggtggttgggaggcgggaaatactgctgggcagacttatatggtctgtgccctgaaaaggacaggtacaaattcaaggtaaggtatacacatatgagtttgtcttgggcagactggatggaccgtgcaggtctttttctgccgtcatctactatgttactatgttgtgtaTACATCTAACTCAGGTTGTCATCGGAGCTTCTTTGCAGGTTTTGTGGACATATATAGCCAGTATGTAAGGGTAGGGGTTAACAAAATACTAACTCCAGTGAACTGATTGTGTTCATAAGTGGTGTTTAAAATGGAAGTTTGCTGTGTTTTCCATGGAGGGGGTGTGTTTAAAACTGTTGTTCATGTTGGCTGTTATGTTTTTCAGAGGATGACAACATGTGCAATATTCCCCAATCTTTGCACTGCTCCCCGCCAaagcacaaaaaagaaaacaatatgcCATTTTGTCCTGGCTCCCCCAGGGGTCGGCGACTCATATTCGATGAAAATCTAGTGGACCAGGAACTCACAACCCCCATACGAAAGGAGCTGGAAGAGAAGGTTCCCTTCGTTCTGCGGAAGGAGCAGGAGACGCCAAGTAGCTGTGAATGGCCTTTTCGGAAAGGGGGCAAATCTGTGTGTACTAAGCTTTTTAAACCAGAAGGTAAGTTGTGCTTTTTCAAATGTGACAAGCAATTAATGAAGCTTCATGCTAACTGAAGCTGAGCAAGGCATTTTATTTGTGAACAGTACCCAGTGGAGTTTTTCCATCCTACCCTGCCTGGTTTAATTTGTTTCTCCCATTGCAGGTGCTTGTTATCAGGAGGTGAagcaggctttaaacacagctgTGCCAGACCAACTGTTTGTCCGGGAAAAGGAGACAGATGCTATCAGAAAATTTTTGAGACAACATGCCTGTGGGGGAAAGCCTGGCAGTCTGTACATATCTGGAGCCCCAGGAACTGGGAAAACATTATGCCTCAGTAAAATTCTGGAAGACTTAAAGGTACAGCATTTAGCTAGATAGAGTACCACGTTAGTTTAAAGTAAGTAATTTTGGAAGAGTGCCAAACAGCTCAAGTTTTGTAGCCTGTTTGCCACGTACCTCCTGCCAATAAGAAGCAGCTTGGAGTAGTAGCAGTATGAAACTGGTGCACTGGAAGCCCTCCATAACCAATGCTgataagttgttttgtttttttaatattttgtgcaGCAGTTTGAAACTTTCTAGGTTTTACTGGGACTATTTGTTTTATCCCTTCTTTAAAAGGCAAAAAGTTCTGGGCTGTTTCTTTTCAGCTGAACTCGGATGGGTAATTTAAATTCcttacataagtagataagtactgccatactgggtcagactgagggtccatcaagcccagcatcctgtttccagcagtggccaatcccacTGTTTTgggacaagatcccaaaacagtacaatacattttttgctgcttattctagaaataagtagtgaattttccacaagtccattttaataatggtctatggatttttcctttaggaagccatccaaaccttttttaaaccctgctaagctaactgcttttactacattctctggcaacaaattccagagtttaattacacatggagtgaagaaatattttctctgatttgttttaaatttactactttgtagcttcattgcgagccccctagtcctagtaattttgtaaagagtaaacaattgattcacttctaactgttccacttcactcattattttatagatctctatcatatctctcctccgctgtcttttctctaagctgaagagccctagctgctttagcttatcctcatagggaagtcgtttcatccctttatcattttcattgccccaTGCCATTCCAGCTTTCACAATGAAAATGATAGCAATATTCCACGGAGATATTGGAACAGCCCATTCTAAAGGGCTGTGTGCACTTGATATTCACTCAACTTCTTCAATGTCTTTTTCACATTGCAGGATGAGCTTAAAGAGTGCAGAACCATCTTTATTAACTGCATGTCTCTGAGGAGTTCCCAAGGCATATTCCCTTGTGTAGCTGAAGGGATGGCAGAGGCTGGAAAGACTGTGGGGGCAAAGGATATAGCGAGGAAGTTGGAGAAGCAGATGACAGCAGAAGGGCCTATGGTGTGAGTAACTGCTTGTTTTAATGGAGAAGGTAGCTCTTATCCACAGACTGCTTTTCTGTCCTGGGATATTTTAATAGCTGCTGAGAGTTGAATGGCAGATGGAGACTGCAGCTGTTCATGCTAACGTGATCCTTGGGCAACCCTGCTGGCAAGAGGTACTGGATCACCCAGCGTGATCCCCGAGAAGAACGGAGGACGACATTGGGAACTCTGGCTAACTTCCATGGTTATTCACTTAGATTAATAATCTACCCTTCCACGTTGCTATTCCATTGTTTTTGAACCCAAAAGGTTAATGTTTGAAATTTTACGTCTGAGTCTTCTCATAAAATCATGCACGGTGATAAGGAGTCCTTTGTTTTGCAGCTTACTGGTGCTGGATGAGATGGATCAGCTAGACAACAAAGGGCATGATGTTCTTTACACAGTGTTTGAGTGGCCAAGCTTAACGAACTCCAGGCTCGTACTTATCGGTATGCATGCTTCATGTAGTATAACAACATATATACATGTCCTTTGCACTCTTTTGCTTGTACTTCACATTGAcagaaaggggctcattttcaaaaaagaaaaacgtctaaaaagcgGCATaaggcagcatttggatgtttttcgcacaaaaacatccaaatcagtatttttaaaaccCGTTTTTAGCCGTTTTTCTGTCacaagtgtgttcaaatcacaagggggtgtgtcaggggcacaTCAAAGGCTGggttagggcgtgcctaacacttggatgttttacagccataatggaacaaaccgtccaggactaaaaccaagacattttggtctagacctgttttcagaaccaATAAGGCACAAGAGGATGacccactggagagaatcaggggtcACCCCCCTCACCCTCCAAAAGTGTGAATAAAAAtgtgacttaccagcctctatgacagcttcagctaTTGGTCAGGGCTATACAACAGCATGCAAGGTCCCTGGATAAGTGTAGTGGTTGATACAGTACACAGTGAgggacccaggtccctttctctctctatctGTCACACTTGAGAGgggatcacagtttccaccacaaggtcaccaaaatcctactttacccacatataggtgcccccttcacccataagggctattgtagtggagtacagtgggttttggagggctcaggacaaggtaaaggagcaaaggtgagatgtgtacttgggagcatttttatgaagtgcacagaagtgccctctaaggtaccccattgctctcctgggctgtctggggggaccagtctactaaaaatgctggctcctcctacatcccaatggcatgaatctcttcATTTTGCacctatttgatttttttttgtttgtttttttttaatggaccaaaaaacaaaatgtccaaattgcaaaaccttgttcaaaaaaatatttttgaaaaaaaaaaaaagataaaagatgtttctttttttgaaaatggccttctttcctattctgattttggacattatgtgcaaaacgtccaaaataggatttgaacgtcatatcgaaaatgcccctcaaagtttTATAATTTGACACTTTTATTTAAAAGCTGTATTTGTCTGGAGACTTAGGTTCCAGACTCTCTGTTCCGCTCTAAGCAATACCTGCTCTGTATTTTCTCTAATTCCTGCTATTCACAACTTTGTGTGCCACCACAAATTGTAGTATTTCTACCTTGAATGTGTGGCTGACACTGTAACATGGGAAGACTTGTGGTGTGCTACATGAAGTGGTTTTAATTTTGGGATCTCTAGTTGAGGTGCTTAAATATTATTTTCTTGTACATTGTAGGCATTGCCAATGCCCTAGATCTCACAGACAGAATTCTGCCCAGGCTGCATGCTCGGCCGAAGTGTAAACCACAGCTGTTAAACTTCTCCCCTTATACAAAAGATGAAATTGCTACAATTTTACAAGGGAGACTGAAGCAGGTGAGATTTCCTTCCATCCCCAGAGCTC
The sequence above is a segment of the Microcaecilia unicolor chromosome 12, aMicUni1.1, whole genome shotgun sequence genome. Coding sequences within it:
- the CDC6 gene encoding cell division control protein 6 homolog encodes the protein MPSTRSQSQSSIEFPKRKSAKTLCRAQRWKEVTLNIKLRETLSPQRVNQLPLSPRKRLEDDNMCNIPQSLHCSPPKHKKENNMPFCPGSPRGRRLIFDENLVDQELTTPIRKELEEKVPFVLRKEQETPSSCEWPFRKGGKSVCTKLFKPEGACYQEVKQALNTAVPDQLFVREKETDAIRKFLRQHACGGKPGSLYISGAPGTGKTLCLSKILEDLKDELKECRTIFINCMSLRSSQGIFPCVAEGMAEAGKTVGAKDIARKLEKQMTAEGPMVLLVLDEMDQLDNKGHDVLYTVFEWPSLTNSRLVLIGIANALDLTDRILPRLHARPKCKPQLLNFSPYTKDEIATILQGRLKQVAGDQVLENAAIQFCARKVSAMSGDARKALDVCRRAVEIVESDVRSQTVLRPLSECKSPSKTSSAHLVPKKVGLPHISQVISSIYGDRMTVDSRGAEQSFPLQQKLLVCTLLLLTRQSKIKEVSLGKLHEAYSKVCRKQQMAAVDQSECLSLSNLLEARGILALKKAKEARLTKISLKIEEKDVEHSLKDKILIGNILAGGLP